One Candidatus Zixiibacteriota bacterium DNA window includes the following coding sequences:
- a CDS encoding cupin domain-containing protein, with protein MSRFETDPGQLEAFYRETGERHLVPLWTVTAKLLPFEPQTKVLPYLWRWSELRRLAYRAAELVPIERGGERRVLAFVNPGLGGKYAATHTLWGAVQIVLPGEVAPCHRHTASAIRFIIEGERCFTNVNGDKCVMSRGDLVLTPNWTWHDHGSEANEAMIWMDGLDLPLVGDLDAIFFELYPGLQQPVVQVNGSERSFGGPHLMPTWEKPQEAYSPLLNFKWAPTYEALKRVGEAPASPFDDVCFEYRNPNTGGPTLPTMSCIVQMIRPGVHTQAHRQVNSAVYHVFEGTGYTVINGRRFDWERGDFFVVPPWAWHEHANESKEEAILFSVQDTPVMQALGLYREEPYPENGGRQKITDVFKP; from the coding sequence ATGAGCCGCTTCGAAACCGACCCCGGTCAGCTGGAGGCGTTCTACCGAGAAACCGGCGAGCGGCATCTCGTGCCGTTGTGGACGGTCACGGCCAAGCTGCTCCCCTTCGAGCCCCAAACCAAGGTTTTGCCTTACCTGTGGCGCTGGTCGGAGCTTCGGCGCCTGGCGTACCGGGCCGCCGAGCTGGTGCCGATCGAGCGCGGCGGCGAGCGGCGGGTGCTGGCGTTCGTCAACCCCGGCCTGGGAGGAAAATACGCCGCGACCCACACGCTTTGGGGGGCGGTGCAGATCGTTCTCCCGGGCGAAGTCGCTCCCTGCCACCGGCATACCGCATCGGCGATTCGCTTCATCATCGAGGGAGAGCGTTGCTTCACGAATGTCAACGGGGACAAATGCGTCATGAGCCGGGGCGATCTCGTGCTCACCCCGAACTGGACGTGGCACGACCATGGATCGGAAGCTAACGAGGCGATGATCTGGATGGACGGACTGGACCTGCCCCTGGTCGGCGACCTGGATGCCATCTTTTTCGAGCTCTATCCCGGGCTGCAGCAGCCCGTCGTGCAGGTCAACGGTTCCGAGCGGAGCTTCGGCGGCCCTCATTTGATGCCGACCTGGGAGAAGCCTCAGGAGGCCTACTCCCCGCTGCTCAACTTCAAATGGGCGCCGACGTACGAGGCGCTGAAAAGAGTCGGCGAGGCGCCTGCAAGCCCCTTCGACGACGTCTGCTTCGAATATCGAAACCCCAACACCGGAGGCCCCACGCTCCCCACCATGAGCTGCATCGTCCAGATGATCCGCCCCGGCGTGCACACCCAGGCTCATCGCCAGGTCAACAGCGCGGTTTATCATGTCTTCGAGGGAACGGGATACACGGTCATCAACGGGAGGCGGTTCGATTGGGAGCGCGGCGACTTCTTCGTCGTCCCTCCCTGGGCCTGGCACGAGCACGCGAATGAAAGCAAGGAGGAGGCGATTCTCTTTTCCGTGCAGGACACGCCGGTGATGCAGGCCCTGGGCCTCTACCGGGAAGAGCCCTACCCGGAAAACGGTGGCCGGCAGAAAATCACGGACGTGTTCAAGCCATAA
- a CDS encoding glycosyltransferase family 2 protein → MADRYELSIVIPVYNEAENLSEVLCKVRALNLSGTEVIVVDDGSTDNSAEVAMEAGAKVIRHPYNIGNGAAVKTGMRAARGRLLLLMDGDGQHQPEDIPRLLAESDRFHMVVGARAKGSKLRLHRYAANAVYNLFASYVARFKVRDLTSGFRVMRRRDALRFIDLLPNTFSYPTTLTLAFLRSGLTVKYVPIQSLYRSGQSKISLMTDGIRFLLIIARIATLFTPFRVFLPVSLVFGFGGLGYYLYTYLTEGRFTNMAVFLLTTAVIVFMLGLISEQIALLRMEQRPPALREDEDLEERDR, encoded by the coding sequence ATGGCTGACCGTTACGAACTTTCCATCGTCATACCGGTCTATAACGAAGCCGAAAACCTCTCCGAGGTTCTGTGCAAGGTGCGCGCCCTCAACCTCTCCGGCACCGAGGTCATCGTGGTGGACGATGGCTCGACGGACAACAGCGCCGAAGTCGCGATGGAGGCGGGGGCGAAGGTCATCCGCCATCCCTACAACATCGGGAACGGCGCGGCGGTCAAGACCGGAATGCGTGCGGCCCGGGGCCGGCTGCTCCTCCTGATGGACGGTGACGGCCAGCACCAACCCGAGGACATCCCGCGTCTGCTGGCGGAGAGCGATCGTTTCCACATGGTGGTGGGCGCCCGCGCGAAGGGATCCAAGCTGCGACTGCACCGCTACGCCGCCAACGCGGTTTACAACCTTTTCGCTTCCTACGTTGCCCGATTCAAGGTGCGGGACCTGACCTCCGGCTTCCGGGTGATGCGTCGGCGCGACGCGCTGCGGTTCATCGACCTTTTGCCGAATACTTTTTCTTATCCGACGACGTTGACCCTGGCGTTTCTGCGCTCCGGCCTGACGGTGAAATACGTGCCGATCCAGTCGTTGTACCGTTCCGGGCAGAGCAAGATCAGTCTTATGACTGACGGGATCCGGTTTCTGCTGATCATCGCCAGAATCGCGACGCTGTTCACTCCCTTCCGCGTGTTCCTGCCGGTGAGCCTGGTCTTCGGGTTCGGCGGGCTTGGTTATTACCTCTACACTTATCTGACGGAAGGCCGGTTCACGAACATGGCGGTCTTTCTCCTCACGACCGCAGTGATCGTCTTCATGCTGGGCCTGATCTCGGAGCAGATCGCCCTGCTGCGCATGGAGCAGCGCCCCCCGGCGCTGCGCGAGGATGAAGACTTGGAAGAGCGCGACCGGTGA
- a CDS encoding glycosyltransferase, translating to MKVLVLTKRQYMGKDLLDDRFGRFRELPAELANLGHEVRGVTLSYRRRNDTTVLDSARPGGPSVMWESFDLTSRAGAGAAMFIRRSVEIIGHFEPDVIWAGSDAFLAVLGAWLARRRRLRSVIDLYDNFEAFGASRLPLIVPLFRRAVRSADGVTCFSRRLAAHITRDYRRLKPTVVIENGVRTELFRPLDRRECRLRLGLPETATIVGTAGALDRSRGIETLFSAFELLAAERSDLWLALAGPIGRGVSLPDHPRVRYLGNLPHHQVPDFVNALDLSVVCYRHSSQGEYSFPQKAYEILACRVPIVAAAVGTMIELLERHPDHLYEAENPSSLAAAVTRQLRERQVLDLPVPSWRDSAAELERFLLRLSRNS from the coding sequence ATGAAAGTCCTGGTTCTGACGAAGCGCCAGTACATGGGCAAGGACCTCCTCGACGACCGATTCGGGCGCTTCCGCGAGCTCCCGGCCGAGCTGGCGAACCTGGGACACGAGGTTCGCGGCGTCACGCTCAGCTACCGCCGCCGGAACGACACGACGGTTCTCGATTCGGCCCGACCGGGAGGGCCGTCGGTGATGTGGGAATCGTTCGACCTCACCAGCCGTGCCGGGGCCGGTGCGGCAATGTTCATCCGCAGGTCCGTCGAGATCATCGGGCATTTCGAGCCCGATGTCATATGGGCGGGTTCCGATGCTTTTCTGGCTGTTCTCGGCGCCTGGCTCGCAAGACGCCGGCGCCTTCGCAGCGTGATCGATCTCTACGACAATTTTGAAGCGTTCGGCGCCAGCAGGCTGCCGTTGATCGTGCCCCTGTTCCGTCGGGCGGTCAGGTCCGCCGATGGCGTGACCTGTTTTAGCCGCCGTCTGGCTGCTCACATCACGCGCGATTACCGCCGCCTCAAACCGACCGTCGTGATCGAAAACGGCGTTCGGACCGAACTGTTCCGGCCGCTCGACCGCCGTGAGTGCCGGCTTCGCCTGGGGCTTCCGGAGACGGCGACTATCGTTGGAACCGCCGGCGCCCTGGATCGCAGCCGAGGGATCGAAACGCTCTTCAGCGCTTTCGAGCTGCTCGCCGCGGAACGAAGCGATCTCTGGCTCGCACTGGCGGGGCCGATCGGCAGAGGCGTGAGCTTGCCGGACCATCCCAGAGTACGGTACCTCGGCAACCTGCCCCACCATCAGGTCCCGGATTTCGTCAACGCCTTGGATCTTTCCGTGGTCTGCTATCGTCATTCCAGTCAGGGCGAGTACAGCTTCCCGCAAAAGGCCTACGAAATCCTGGCGTGCCGCGTTCCAATCGTGGCGGCCGCCGTGGGAACGATGATCGAGCTGCTGGAGCGCCACCCGGACCACCTCTATGAAGCGGAAAACCCGTCGAGCCTCGCCGCCGCCGTAACCCGGCAGCTCCGAGAAAGGCAGGTTCTCGACCTGCCGGTGCCGTCGTGGCGCGATTCGGCGGCCGAGCTGGAACGTTTTCTTCTGCGTTTGAGCCGAAACAGCTGA
- a CDS encoding glycosyltransferase family 4 protein, with product MQVLIVTWNFPPRRGGIETVVEHVYAGLKKHQPTVVVTSHPGRRVPVQEGVFRAPWPGLVSFASYALWRGSRLLSENPGIDVILGGSAMVAPIVVLLARLFNRRAVLQAHGLDLLYPSFWYQWLCVRWARRCDRLIANSSYTADLAKRKGVRPDRISVIPPGVDVERFGAEMDREDIVKKELGLSGRRVLLFVGRLARRKGIAEFIRYALPRIVCDAPETCLVVVGGNPGESLTHRDDVWSDINRSVKATGLENHVRLLGTVEDEEVDRLFRACDLVILPAISMNGDAEGFGIVLLEAAAAGKPAIATRVGGIPDAVADGETGLLVDPGRYEALSAAVLDLLRDPSRRSVMGERARNRARAMFSWERVICEYQKALET from the coding sequence ATGCAGGTCCTGATCGTCACCTGGAACTTTCCGCCGCGACGGGGCGGGATCGAGACCGTGGTCGAGCACGTGTACGCCGGCCTCAAAAAGCATCAGCCGACCGTGGTGGTCACCTCACACCCGGGTCGCCGGGTACCCGTTCAAGAAGGAGTTTTCCGAGCTCCATGGCCAGGATTGGTGTCCTTTGCCTCCTACGCGCTCTGGCGGGGAAGCCGCCTGCTCTCCGAGAATCCGGGGATCGACGTTATTCTGGGCGGGAGCGCGATGGTGGCGCCGATCGTCGTGTTGCTGGCTCGCCTGTTCAACCGCAGGGCCGTGCTGCAGGCACACGGTCTCGATCTCCTCTATCCGTCGTTCTGGTACCAGTGGCTGTGTGTCCGGTGGGCCAGGCGCTGCGACCGGCTGATCGCCAACAGCTCGTACACCGCCGATTTGGCGAAACGCAAAGGGGTGAGGCCGGACCGGATTTCCGTAATCCCTCCGGGAGTCGACGTTGAGCGCTTTGGCGCCGAGATGGACCGGGAGGATATCGTGAAGAAAGAGCTGGGACTCTCCGGCCGCCGGGTTCTGCTTTTCGTCGGCCGCCTCGCCAGGCGAAAAGGAATCGCGGAATTCATCCGCTATGCGCTGCCCCGAATCGTCTGCGACGCCCCGGAAACGTGCCTGGTCGTAGTAGGCGGCAATCCCGGCGAATCGCTGACCCACAGGGACGACGTTTGGAGCGACATCAACCGGTCGGTCAAAGCGACCGGCCTGGAAAACCATGTGCGGCTGTTGGGCACGGTGGAAGACGAAGAGGTCGACAGGCTTTTTCGGGCATGCGATCTGGTCATTCTACCCGCCATTTCGATGAACGGAGATGCGGAAGGCTTCGGCATCGTTCTCCTTGAGGCGGCGGCGGCCGGTAAACCCGCCATCGCCACCCGCGTGGGGGGCATCCCGGACGCTGTGGCCGACGGGGAGACCGGCCTGCTCGTCGATCCGGGTCGTTACGAAGCGCTGAGCGCCGCGGTCCTGGATCTGTTGCGGGATCCCTCTCGAAGGTCGGTCATGGGTGAGAGGGCGAGAAACCGTGCCCGAGCGATGTTCTCTTGGGAAAGGGTGATCTGCGAGTACCAGAAGGCTTTGGAGACATGA
- a CDS encoding glutathione S-transferase family protein, translating into MAVRLFQSQTSMFCEKVRVVLAMKQVPYEIVDVRKDDRKSLIAYSNQRKVPVMDYHGQCVIDSTTIAAFLEQKHPANSIYPANPSDKGLCLLLEDWSDEVLIQANHAIRRAETEEARKKAEEAFQVHFGSLDQLFTGRTFIFDRMTIADISIFSQLHYLYTVVHYEIPGRYENLNAWLERMRRALKLNSLAESFAAPSL; encoded by the coding sequence ATGGCGGTTAGGCTTTTTCAATCCCAGACTTCGATGTTCTGCGAAAAAGTGAGAGTGGTGCTTGCGATGAAACAGGTCCCGTACGAAATCGTCGACGTGAGAAAAGACGATCGCAAGTCCCTCATCGCCTACTCGAATCAGCGGAAAGTCCCGGTCATGGATTATCACGGCCAATGCGTGATCGACTCCACCACGATCGCGGCGTTTCTGGAGCAAAAGCATCCCGCCAACAGCATCTATCCGGCCAATCCCTCCGACAAAGGCCTCTGTCTTCTGCTCGAGGACTGGTCCGACGAGGTTCTGATTCAAGCCAATCACGCCATCCGTAGGGCGGAAACCGAGGAAGCGCGGAAGAAGGCCGAGGAAGCGTTTCAGGTTCACTTCGGGTCGCTCGATCAGCTTTTTACCGGCAGAACGTTCATTTTCGACCGCATGACTATTGCCGACATTTCGATTTTTTCTCAGCTGCACTACCTTTACACGGTCGTGCATTACGAAATTCCGGGGCGGTACGAGAATCTGAACGCCTGGCTGGAGCGCATGCGCCGGGCGCTGAAGCTGAACTCGTTGGCGGAAAGCTTTGCCGCGCCTTCGCTGTGA